The sequence TAATATTTTTCATCCATTTCATCTTCAGATATTTCATCTATCCCAGTAGATTCCTCTTTTACAAGGTCCATATTGTATTCAGGTTGCCCTAATTTTTTCAGGTAATCTACGACATCACTTACCTCTTTTTCGCTGACAAAACATCCGTGAACCCTTACAGGGTCGCTACTGCCGGGTGGTATGAAAAGAGAATCTCCCCGACCGAGCAATATTTCTGCTCCATTTTGATCAAGAATAGTTCTACTGTCTGTTTTGGAAGATACTCTAAAGGAAAGTCTTGCAGGCATATTTGCTTTTATAATACCTGTAATGACATTTACAGAAGGTCTTTGTGTGGCAAGTATCAAATGAATTCCTACGGCGCGAGCCATCTGTGCAATCCTTATTATTGACTGCTCTACTTCTTTACCTGCTACAATCATTAAATCGGCAAATTCATCGACAACTACTACCAAATATGGCATTGTAGTAAGCTCATTATTATTTTTTGATGCAAGCTCATTGAATGAGTCTATATTCCTTACTTTGTGTTCTGCCAAAATTTCATATCTGTTTTCCATTTCAGCTACAACATTTTTTAAAACTGTAGCAGCATGTTTTGGATCGGTTACAACTGGGGCAGCCAAATGTGGTATATCCTCATAAGAACTTAATTCTACCATTTTAGGGTCTATCATGACAAATTTCACTTTGTCCGGAGAGGACTTAAAGAGTATTGAGCACACGATGGTGTTAATGCAGACGGACTTACCACTTCCGGTTGTCCCTGCTATAAGGAGGTGAGGCATTTTACCAAGATCAGAGACATATGGCTTACCTGAAATATCTTTCCCGAGAATGATGGTTAAAGGGGAACTGCTTTTTACAAAATTTGAGGAGTTGATAAGCTCTTTGAGGTAAACGGTTGCTCTCTTTTTATTCGGTAATTCTATCCCAACTACAGATTTACCCGGGATAGGAGCGATTATCCTGACACTTACAGCACTCATAGCCCTTGCTAAATCCCCTTCAAGCCCTGCTATCCTGTTAATTTTAATCCCCGGTGCAGGTTCAAACTCATATAAAGTTACAACAGGCCCGGGCTGAATCTCTTTAATTTTCCCTTCCACACCAAACTCAAGGAGCTTTTCCTCAAGAAGTTTCCCTTTCCGCTTGAGTTCGGCTTCTGTTTCGGTAACTTCTGTAGTTTCAAAATCTTCCAAAAGATTAATTGGGACAGTATATTCTGCCTTTTTACTTTGAATTGCCACTTTTGAAATTTCTTTAATTGTTACATCATTCTCAACATTTATCGGGTCGTTATCTATTAGTTCTTCCGGCGCATTATTTACTACTTGAGATTTTTTCCCTTTAGGTAACTTTTTTTCTTTTTTTTCTCTTTTAAAGATATTCCTAATGTCAGGGAAATTAAAATTAAGCTTAAGTGTCATTATTTCGTAGTTTCTAAAAAGTAATATTAAAATTATGATTAAAATAAAAGCCGTAGATAATGCACCGCCATATTTGCCGAGGATTGACTGCAAAAATGTCGCTGCCACATTCCCTATAATTCCACCCATGTGTTTCTCTTTAAAAATAGGGTCACTGTCACTTAAAAAACCGCTAAAAAGAGCCAAAAAGCTGATGAAAGAAAAGGATAAGATTAAATCGAAAATAAATCTCTTGACCTTTTTGTGACGTTCAACAGTTTTATAAAATAGACCAATAGAAATAAAAATAAGAAGAAATGGAAGTATAAATGATGCCCATCCAAAAATATTTCCCAAAATATCGGCATAATAAGCACCAATTTTACCGAAGAAATTATTTACTTTAATTTCGTAATTTGAAAAAATTATATTTGAGAAGCTCGGGTCTTTTTCAGAATATGAAAATAAAGACAACGTTGTTAAAGTTATAAAAAAGACATTTAAGACAATAAATATTTTAAATAAAAGTGTGTTTTTTACAGCCATACGATACTTATAATACCAATTATCAAACAGTAAAGAGCAAATATTTTAAGTGAAGCCCTTTTTATAAAAAGAAGTAGTGCATGGATAGAAAAAAGTCCTGCCAAGAATGCGGCAATCATTCCTGATGCGTAATATGAGACAAGGGTATAATCTAAAACGGGCAAATCTTTCAGCTGTAAGATTGTTGCACCCAAAACAGCTGGCAGCGCCATTAAAAATGAAAACTCAGCTGCTTCTTCCCTGTTTACATTCATATAGATAAGTGCCGAAATAGTCGAACCAGACCTTGAAATACCCGGTATTACCGCAAGCCCTTGCACTATTCCAACCAAAAAAGATTTGCCAAGCGTTATTCTTCCCATAGGACTTTTTTTGTCAGAGAAGAATAGGATAAGCGAAGTAAAAATTAAACTATACCCAACCATAGTGGTCGAGCTAAATAGAGCTTCTGCCTTATGGTTAAGATAAAGCCCTATTATCCCTGTTGGGATACTTGCCCAAAATATACCCCAAATGTATGTTTTGTTATCAAAATATGTTACTTTAAAGCCGGGTACAAATATCCCCAAAAAACCTTTTAAAAGTATTTTTATCTTTTTCCAAAAGTATACTATTACTGCCATAAAGGTTGCAAAATGAAGCATAACATCAAACATAATGCCAGGTTGTTGGAAGTCCTTAATCAATGATTGGGCTATTACAAGATGCCCTGAGCTGCTAACCGGTAAAAACTCCGTTATACCTTGCAATAAACCGAGCAGTATATATTCAAGCATGAAATACTCCTAACGAATAATTATAAAATATTAAAACCATCTTTAATTACTTTAATTTCTGGTCGTCGGTCAAACCTTTTTTTGAAAATTTTTTTGATAAATTTTGTTAATATCTCATCAAACTGAAACTCACCGCTCAGAGATGATTCAATAAGCAGACTGATATTATCGTTTATCTGCTTTTTTATATAATATTGCAATTCATCAGTCAGTGAGAAACCAATGGCATTTAACTCTTTTATATTAAAATTATTTTCCTTGAAGAAGTAGTTTATAAAAAAGACACCATCCCTTGCCATATTTTTTCTTATTTTAAGTTCATCTTCTCCAAAAATAAACCCTCCTCGAGTGTCTATATATGTTTTGCCAAAAGGTATGTCTGAAAAGCTTACTAAATCTTGATTATTATCAAAGGTGATTTTCTTTCCATTTTCTACAAAGATGCAGTTTGATTGGCTGAAATTTAAATCTTCGGTAATATTTTGAATATTTTTCCTTAAGTGAGTATATTCACCGTGAATGGGTATAAAATATTTGGGGCTTGTTAGTGATGTAATTATTTTAACATCCTCCCTGTAAGCATGGCCTGAAACATGAATATTTTCTTTCTCAATGTCAACGACTTCAGCTTCATAATAGAAGATATGATTTATAGCTTTGGCAAGATTTTTTTCATTGCCGGGGATTACCCGTGATGAGATTATAAATAAGTCCCCTTTTTTGACCTGTAAAGAGTTCCTTTCTCTTGAAACTATTTTGTAAAGGGTACTATTTACTTCCCCCTGGCATCCTGAAATTATAAAACACAATTTATTGTCGTCATATTTTTTAGCATCATTTAACCTGATGATATTTTCAGGATTATATTTTAGATAGCCAAGCTGGGTGGCAATATTTATATTTTTTGTTATTGACCGCCCCTCTATAACTACTTTTCTTTTTAATTTTTCACAAATGTCAAGTACCTGACTGATACGGTCAATATTTGAAGAGAATGTGGTGAAGAATACCCTTCCTGAAGCATCGGATATTATTTTGTATAAATCTTCGTAAACAGATTTTTCTGACGGCGATACCCCTACCCTTTGACAACTTGTTGAGTCTATTAAAATCCCTGTTACTTTTTCATTTTCTAAAAATTTAACAACTCTTTCCTCTGAAAAAGGTTTTTGAGAAATGGGCGTCTTGTCTATTTTAAAGTCAGACAAATGGATGAAAGTATTTTTTTTACTTTTTATTTTTATGCAAAAGGTATCCGGAATGGAATGGTTTATTTGTAAGAAAGATATTGAAATATCATCTATAACAATACAATCCATATCTGAAATCTCTTTTAGTGTAGCTTTTAATTTTTCTTCTGTAAGCTTGTGTTTTAAGAGATTAAGGGTTAGTTTCCCGCCGTAAATAGGAACATTGAAGTTTTTTAAGAGGTAGCTTATGCCACCGATGTGGTCTTCGTGTCCATGGGTTGCTACAATCCCTTTTATTTTATCCTTTATACTGACAATATATGAAAAATCCGGAATTATATAATCAACACCCGGCAGAGATAAATCGGCAAACATAACTCCGCAATCAACTATTATGGCGGTTGTTTCGGTTTCGTAGACATACATATTCATACCTATTTCACCTAAACCGCCGAGAAAAGAAATTTGCATGCTCATGACTGTATAATTATAAATCCTAAATTGCTTAAATGCAAACGATATTGGAAATGAGTTGTGGCAGTAAAAGTGAGTGGCCTAAAGCGGCCACTCTTGTTGTTATCATTTTGTTAAAATTTCCATGATTTCAAAATATTTTTTTGACGCTTGAGCAGCAACATCAGCAGGTAGTTCAGGGCCGGGAGCTGTTTTATCCCAGTCCAGAGTCTCAAGGTAGTCCCTGACATATTGTTTATCCATACTCTGCTGAGGTTTTCCTACTTCATATTTCTCTTTAAACCAAAATCTTGAAGAATCAGGTGTCAACAATTCATCGATTATAATTATTTTACCGTTGTAAAGTCCAAACTCCATTTTTGTATCAGCTATAATAATACCTTTTTTTTCTGCATATGTAGAAGCTTTTAAGTAGATTTGAATGGCAAGGTTTTTTAATTTTTCTGCATTCTCTTCCCCTACTATTTTTTTAAATTTTTCAAAATCAATATTTTCGTCATGAGCTCCTACCTCAGCCTTAGTTGCAGGTGTAAATATAGGCTCGGGAAGTTTTTCTGACTCTCTTAACCCTGATGGAAGCTTTATTCCACAAACTGCACCTGTTGTTTTATAATCTTTCCATCCTGAACCACTTAAATATCCTCTAACCACACATTCAGCCATAAAAGGTTTGGCTTTTTTGACAAGCATACTTCTGCCTTCAAGCTGTTCTTTGTATTTTTGGCATATAGGTGGCATCTTGTCTATATCGGTAGTAACTATATGGTTTTCAACGATATCACTCATCATATCAAACCAAAATTTTGAGAGTTGTGTCAGCACAAACCCTTTTTTAGGTATCCCTGTCGGCAAAATTACATCAAAGGCTGAAAGCCTGTCGGTAGTTACAATTAGAAGATTCTCCCCCAGGTCGTAAATGTCCCTTACCTTCCCTCTGCCTACAAGTTTCATATCGGTAAAATCCGTTTTCATTAACACATTCATAAATCCCCCTAATTTATTTTTTTAAATCTTTTTATAGCCTCTATTCCGCCTAAAACATTGTAGGCTTTATACCCTAAATTTCTTAGAGTTTTTGTTGCAAGATACCCTCGAAAGCCCACAGCACAGTATACCACAACCGGTGTGTTTTTATCCAGTTTTTCAAGGTTATTTCTCAAATCGTTTACATAAATATTTATTGAATTTTCCAAATGATACATTTTGTACTCAATACTTGTTCTTACATCCAATAATTGAAAGTGCCAGTCCCCTTTTTCAAGCTCTAAAAAATATTCAGGTGTTATTCCAAAACCTTCACCCCTAACCTGATTTGCTGCTACGTAACCTGCCATATGCTCTACATCTTTGGCAGAGCCGTGTGGCGGTGAATAGCATAGATCAATATTTTCAAGATCAAATACTGTCAGATTACCGTAAATGGCAGTGGATATTACATCAATCCTTCTTGCAACCCCTTCTTCTCCTGAAGCGGTTGCTCCAAGTATTTTTCCTGTTTTCTTTTCATATACTAATTTTAAAAATATAAACTTAGGGTTTGGGTAATATTCAGCATGTTGGGCATTTTCCACATAAACAGTGTCAGCATCAAAACCTGCTTCAACAGCCTGTTTTAATGTAAGCCCGGTATGTGCTACTACCGCATTGTTAAAACTTACCACGGAAGCTCCAACAACCCCTTTAAAAGTCATATTCCCACCTGCAGCATTACAGCCAGCAACTCGCCCCTCCTTGTTGGCAGGCCCGGCAAGGGGCATTAGTACATTTTTACCGGTAATGAGGTTATGCTTTTCTACCATATCACCCGCAGCATAGATATCTGTGACTGAGGTTTCCATTTTTTCATTGACAAGGACACCTCCAAGCTCCCCAATTTGCACACCTGCAGTTTCAGCAAGCTCGGTATCGGGTGTAACACCTGTGGCAAGTATAAGGAAATCTACAATAAGCTCTTTTTGGTCAGAAAAGTAACATTTAATTTTATCATCAAATTTTTCAACCTTTACAAGGGCAGTTCCCGTCCTAATATCGATGCCACACTTTAATGCTTCATCATAAATCTTGAGTGTACACTCAGGTGGAAAGACAGGTAGTATATTTTTTTCATATTCTACGAGAGTTGTTTTGATATCTGCATGATAAAGGGCCTCAGCCATCTCTATCCCGATGTAGCCTCCGCCGACAATGAGGGCATTCTTTGCAGATTCAATCTTTTTTACAATCTTTTCTGCATCTTCCACACTTCTGACGAAGAAATAATCAACATTTTCTATACCTTCAATCTTAGGAATAATCGGTTTCCCCCCTGTTGCAAGGATAAGTTTGTCATATTCGATTACTTGTTGCTCTTTGTCTGTTTCAACTACAATTTTTTTGGTCACAGGATCTATAAACGTAGCTTTAGTGTTAAGCAAAACGTTGGTATTAAATCTGGTGCCAAAGGACTTCTTGTTGTGCAAAATAATATCTTTTTTATGTGGAATAACTTTGCCTATGTAGTAAGGTAGCCCGCAATTGGCATAAGAAATATAAGAGCTCTTTTCTATAATTGTTATTTCTGCATCTTCAGAAACTCTTCTTGCTTTTGCTGCAGCTGTTGCACCTGCAGCTACACCACCTACAATTACTATTTTTTTGCCCATTATACCCTCTGTATTATTAAATTTCCGTCAAAAGTGACACTGATTACTTTCCCTTTAATAAAGGTATTTCTGACTTCATTTGTTAAAATTTCTGCCTCAAGATAATTGTTTGTAAGTCCTTTATTATCTTTTTCTACTAAAATTTCAACCTCGCGTCCAAAAAACTTTTTCGCAAAGTTAAATTTGAGACTTTCAGCAATTTCTCTAAGGTGTCTTGCCCTTTCATTTCTTATCTTCACAGGCACACTGTCAGGCATTGTTACCGCTTTTGTCCCTTCCCTTTCCGAGTATGGAAATACATGGATATAGTTTAGCCCTGCATCGAAGATAGTCTGTTTTGTTTCTTCAAATTCAGTTTCCCCTTCACCCGGGAATCCTACGATTACATCTCCGCCAACTATTGCATCCGGGTTAATCCGTTTTATTTTTTTAACGGTTTGAATAAATTCATTTTTTGAATAATTCCTGTTCATACGGGTTAAAATTTTATCTGAGCCACTTTGTAGCGGAATATGAAAGTGGGGGCAAAATTTGTTGTTTGTCAGAATAAGATGTATTAACTCATCATCTATTTCATTAACTTCAAGTGATGAAAGTCTTATTCTATACCTACCTTCAATTTCAGATAGCTCCTTAAGTAAGTCCTTTAGAGAGGAATTTATATCTTTTCCGTATTTTCCTATATGAATACCGACAAGTACTATTTCTTTATAACCGTTTGCAATAAAACTTCTAAAAGCAGATATAACACTTTCAATCTTTCTACTTCTTGGTTTACCTCGCAAGCTTGGGATAATGCAATACGAGCAGTAAGCGTCACAACCGTCCTGAATTTTTAAATATCCCCTTGTTTTATCTCTAACAAGGTTTTCATTAAACTCTTCAAAATGCTCGATTGTTTCAATGTCATTAAAATTATCTTTCTCTTTTATAATATATTCAAAAATATCTGCTTTCCCTGAATTTGTGATAACTAAATCAGCTAAATCTTTCCCCTTTTCTTTGAGCATATCTGCTCCGCAACCTGTTATAGCAATTTTTTTGTCTGGAAATTTGGTCTTTGTTTTTTTTATAAATGTTTTAAATTTTTTCACTGCATTATCGGTTACTGCACAAGAATTTATGATAACAATGTCTGAATCTTCTATTGTATTAACAATACTGATATTTTTTGTTTCTGCATCAAGTTTTAAATTTTCTGTTTCAACCTGGTTGACTTTACATCCTTGTGTATAAAAATATATTTTCACATTATCTCCAATTTTTTTTAAATTTATAGTTGAACTTTATTGTAATATGTATATCTTTAACATACCCTGTAGGTTCAACACATAAAGTTACCTTGGCACCCATTCATTCTGGGTGCTTTTTTATTTTATACCTTAGATAAAAAAAGTGAAGTATTTTGTTTAAAAATTTGTTCTGTTTTGTTATATTATTTTTATGGACAAAAAAAATGTAATTATACTTTTAGCGGTTGTTTTATTGGTGGGGCTTGTAGTTTTCTCGTTAAGAAGTCGTATTAATCTATCTTTAGGGCTTTTGGTGAAAAAAGTTGATTTCAAGAATGATACTGTTTTTAAAAATTATAAAATTCAAGATGTGAAAATAGGTAATGACTATGCGGTGCAGCTAAGGGATATAGTAGCAGGAACGGGTGATGGGGTGAAGAGATATTACCGAATTGATATGACTATCACTGTGACTGATAGGTCAAGTCAAAAGATGATTGTTAAAAATGATGCACTGACTGCAGCAGTAATCGCCAATACGCTTTCAGAATTTAAGGTGAGTGATGTGTCTACAGCTAAAGGGAAAGAGTTTTTAAAAAGTACAATAAAGAAAAATCTCGAAGCCAAGTATGGTGGCAACTTTATAAAGGATGTTTATTTTGAAAAGTTTATCTACAATTGACATTAAATCTTTAAAGAGTAAATTCTGGCACCGTTGGGAAAGTATAAAAGAGAATAGACAAAACACCAGAATATCATGGCAAATCATGGGAATGCTTGCTTCACTGTGTGATGATACCGTAAAAGAAATTTATAATTTGATTGATAATCATTCAGAAAATATCTGTTTGTTAGCTATAGGGGGCTACGCAAGGCAAGAGATGGCTCCATATTCTGATATAGATATTCTTATTTTACACAGGAAGGCTTTAAGTGATAGTGATAAAGATTTAATTAACATTTTTACCACGACTTTATGGGATTTAAAACTTCAGCCGGGTATTCAAATTAAGGAGTTGTCGGAGATTACCGATGCTGCTCTTGAGGATGAGGTTGTAAAGACTTCATTCCTTGATAACAGATTTTTGATTGGAGAGGT comes from Deferrivibrio essentukiensis and encodes:
- a CDS encoding DNA translocase FtsK, with protein sequence MAVKNTLLFKIFIVLNVFFITLTTLSLFSYSEKDPSFSNIIFSNYEIKVNNFFGKIGAYYADILGNIFGWASFILPFLLIFISIGLFYKTVERHKKVKRFIFDLILSFSFISFLALFSGFLSDSDPIFKEKHMGGIIGNVAATFLQSILGKYGGALSTAFILIIILILLFRNYEIMTLKLNFNFPDIRNIFKREKKEKKLPKGKKSQVVNNAPEELIDNDPINVENDVTIKEISKVAIQSKKAEYTVPINLLEDFETTEVTETEAELKRKGKLLEEKLLEFGVEGKIKEIQPGPVVTLYEFEPAPGIKINRIAGLEGDLARAMSAVSVRIIAPIPGKSVVGIELPNKKRATVYLKELINSSNFVKSSSPLTIILGKDISGKPYVSDLGKMPHLLIAGTTGSGKSVCINTIVCSILFKSSPDKVKFVMIDPKMVELSSYEDIPHLAAPVVTDPKHAATVLKNVVAEMENRYEILAEHKVRNIDSFNELASKNNNELTTMPYLVVVVDEFADLMIVAGKEVEQSIIRIAQMARAVGIHLILATQRPSVNVITGIIKANMPARLSFRVSSKTDSRTILDQNGAEILLGRGDSLFIPPGSSDPVRVHGCFVSEKEVSDVVDYLKKLGQPEYNMDLVKEESTGIDEISEDEMDEKYYEALDLVQKKGMASISMIQRYLKIGYNRAARIMEIMEKQGVVAPSDGTSKPREVLIKND
- a CDS encoding undecaprenyl-diphosphate phosphatase, with protein sequence MLEYILLGLLQGITEFLPVSSSGHLVIAQSLIKDFQQPGIMFDVMLHFATFMAVIVYFWKKIKILLKGFLGIFVPGFKVTYFDNKTYIWGIFWASIPTGIIGLYLNHKAEALFSSTTMVGYSLIFTSLILFFSDKKSPMGRITLGKSFLVGIVQGLAVIPGISRSGSTISALIYMNVNREEAAEFSFLMALPAVLGATILQLKDLPVLDYTLVSYYASGMIAAFLAGLFSIHALLLFIKRASLKIFALYCLIIGIISIVWL
- a CDS encoding ribonuclease J, which gives rise to MSMQISFLGGLGEIGMNMYVYETETTAIIVDCGVMFADLSLPGVDYIIPDFSYIVSIKDKIKGIVATHGHEDHIGGISYLLKNFNVPIYGGKLTLNLLKHKLTEEKLKATLKEISDMDCIVIDDISISFLQINHSIPDTFCIKIKSKKNTFIHLSDFKIDKTPISQKPFSEERVVKFLENEKVTGILIDSTSCQRVGVSPSEKSVYEDLYKIISDASGRVFFTTFSSNIDRISQVLDICEKLKRKVVIEGRSITKNINIATQLGYLKYNPENIIRLNDAKKYDDNKLCFIISGCQGEVNSTLYKIVSRERNSLQVKKGDLFIISSRVIPGNEKNLAKAINHIFYYEAEVVDIEKENIHVSGHAYREDVKIITSLTSPKYFIPIHGEYTHLRKNIQNITEDLNFSQSNCIFVENGKKITFDNNQDLVSFSDIPFGKTYIDTRGGFIFGEDELKIRKNMARDGVFFINYFFKENNFNIKELNAIGFSLTDELQYYIKKQINDNISLLIESSLSGEFQFDEILTKFIKKIFKKRFDRRPEIKVIKDGFNIL
- a CDS encoding phosphoribosylaminoimidazolesuccinocarboxamide synthase, which gives rise to MNVLMKTDFTDMKLVGRGKVRDIYDLGENLLIVTTDRLSAFDVILPTGIPKKGFVLTQLSKFWFDMMSDIVENHIVTTDIDKMPPICQKYKEQLEGRSMLVKKAKPFMAECVVRGYLSGSGWKDYKTTGAVCGIKLPSGLRESEKLPEPIFTPATKAEVGAHDENIDFEKFKKIVGEENAEKLKNLAIQIYLKASTYAEKKGIIIADTKMEFGLYNGKIIIIDELLTPDSSRFWFKEKYEVGKPQQSMDKQYVRDYLETLDWDKTAPGPELPADVAAQASKKYFEIMEILTK
- a CDS encoding FAD-dependent oxidoreductase is translated as MGKKIVIVGGVAAGATAAAKARRVSEDAEITIIEKSSYISYANCGLPYYIGKVIPHKKDIILHNKKSFGTRFNTNVLLNTKATFIDPVTKKIVVETDKEQQVIEYDKLILATGGKPIIPKIEGIENVDYFFVRSVEDAEKIVKKIESAKNALIVGGGYIGIEMAEALYHADIKTTLVEYEKNILPVFPPECTLKIYDEALKCGIDIRTGTALVKVEKFDDKIKCYFSDQKELIVDFLILATGVTPDTELAETAGVQIGELGGVLVNEKMETSVTDIYAAGDMVEKHNLITGKNVLMPLAGPANKEGRVAGCNAAGGNMTFKGVVGASVVSFNNAVVAHTGLTLKQAVEAGFDADTVYVENAQHAEYYPNPKFIFLKLVYEKKTGKILGATASGEEGVARRIDVISTAIYGNLTVFDLENIDLCYSPPHGSAKDVEHMAGYVAANQVRGEGFGITPEYFLELEKGDWHFQLLDVRTSIEYKMYHLENSINIYVNDLRNNLEKLDKNTPVVVYCAVGFRGYLATKTLRNLGYKAYNVLGGIEAIKRFKKIN
- the mtaB gene encoding tRNA (N(6)-L-threonylcarbamoyladenosine(37)-C(2))-methylthiotransferase MtaB, encoding MKIYFYTQGCKVNQVETENLKLDAETKNISIVNTIEDSDIVIINSCAVTDNAVKKFKTFIKKTKTKFPDKKIAITGCGADMLKEKGKDLADLVITNSGKADIFEYIIKEKDNFNDIETIEHFEEFNENLVRDKTRGYLKIQDGCDAYCSYCIIPSLRGKPRSRKIESVISAFRSFIANGYKEIVLVGIHIGKYGKDINSSLKDLLKELSEIEGRYRIRLSSLEVNEIDDELIHLILTNNKFCPHFHIPLQSGSDKILTRMNRNYSKNEFIQTVKKIKRINPDAIVGGDVIVGFPGEGETEFEETKQTIFDAGLNYIHVFPYSEREGTKAVTMPDSVPVKIRNERARHLREIAESLKFNFAKKFFGREVEILVEKDNKGLTNNYLEAEILTNEVRNTFIKGKVISVTFDGNLIIQRV
- a CDS encoding flagellar basal body-associated FliL family protein, yielding MDKKNVIILLAVVLLVGLVVFSLRSRINLSLGLLVKKVDFKNDTVFKNYKIQDVKIGNDYAVQLRDIVAGTGDGVKRYYRIDMTITVTDRSSQKMIVKNDALTAAVIANTLSEFKVSDVSTAKGKEFLKSTIKKNLEAKYGGNFIKDVYFEKFIYN